The Elgaria multicarinata webbii isolate HBS135686 ecotype San Diego chromosome 13, rElgMul1.1.pri, whole genome shotgun sequence region acctttcactgaaactcattcacttccccaattgagggtgagggaggttaaactccagcagtccacgggtcgccctttggaaagctcagggatcaagtggactactcgaccagtctgctgattttgagaggcaacttttcacttcaactcatggacttcccctatgtgcgggaggtactccagcagtccaccgatcgcccgtagcacagccactagcaaagccactacagtggatgctctcttctctctctctcctcagtctcatccaacccctcttcctcttccctttctgctGTAAcacctctttgagaagcaagctttcacttaaactcatcattcacttccccaactgagggaggtaaaggccagcagtccaagggttgccctttggagggctcagcagcaacattaatcctccaagcatgcacacaaatcttccatactcaaagtaactgcttcaataactagtagctcctttttgcccgcctgcccgcctgccgtccttgtgaggtagctggatctgctgggactcactcccccagagatctatggcatacctgtgcaaggtaccagctcctttgggcctgcctgcctgcccatgcccgcctgcccgtcactccccaattgagggaggttaactccagcagtccacgggtcgccctttggagagctcagggatcagatgcactattcgtgatccagtctgattttttgagaagcaagctgtcacttcaactcatggacttccccaattgcggctggtactccaacagtccaccgaactcccatagcacagccacttagtgcatagggacagtttaagtttcctgggAAGTGAGCTCTCatttcgactcatgacagccattgacttcaccacagccacttcgtgttggatgctgtgttcctccaggatgtgggtggggaggattagtcgcagcagctggtcgagcttctctccctagtctcatatggagcaattaaaggtatctgagaagtgagctctcacttcaacttcaagttcagacacttgagcacagcccctacggtggaggcacagctggccgtgcctctctccccaaccactgactgcatagggacagtttaagtttcctcctgagaagtgaactttcacttcgactcatgacagccattgacttcaccacagccacttctcgttttgtagtgcgccgagttgagcacatccACTctggtggatgctctggtcctccaggatgtgggtgaggaggattagtcgcagcagctggtcgagcttctctccccagtctcatatggagcaaagttttctgagaagtgagctctcacttcaactcatgagagtcattgacttcaccacagccactcctgtggatgctctggtttgccaggatgtgtagcagcagctggtcgagctcctctcccctatgtgcgcgagccaagctccagcagtcgaccgatctcccgtagcacagccacttagtgcgtatggACAGTttaagttatctgagaagtgagctctcacttcaactcatgacagccattgacttcaccacagccactttgtgtgggatgctgtggtcctccaggatgtgggtgaggattagtagcagaagctggtccagcttctctccccggtctcgtcccacccctcttccgctgtaaccctgtctttgagaagcaagctgtcacttcaactcatggacttcccctcagagaaaaagctaagctccagcagtccaccgatctcccgtagcacagccactacgtttcctgagaagtgagctctcacttcaactcgtcttgtagtgcgcccgccgagttgagcacagccactacagtggaggcgcctgcccgcctgcctgggagccgtccttgtgaggtagctggatctgctgggactgactcccccgcagatctatggcttacttgtgcaaggtaccagcttttctgggcccgccaacccatgcctgcctgcctgtctgcccgcctccccggggtgctgctgtggtggggcatctgccaggactgactcctcgcctactctgcctgcctctctgcccgcctggtgcctggtttgctcccagtcgtcctcctctgtgcccctcaaggcgtaactgctggcttagaaagaaagaaccagccatctttgcctcacttgctccttgcgcccgcttacgggttggtttgctatgcgttagtgctcaagccatccttgcggcactacaatgcatgctgcctgcctggctgcctgccttccctcccttctccccttcccgtcttgcagggatggtgtatgtgtcttgctttgactcaggggagaagtccttcctgcgctcacttagactttatcaagttcaataatccctttttcaaatgtgccagaagatttagggttatctcgtggcatgttgggatttccttggaactggccccattgagctgtctgcattgcaactttaaatccctgacatactggagtgcccgattttcaaaagttcccctaacatcaggggatgatgggattgccttgaaacttggtgtccatggggacacatgggtaagctgtcatgggaccaaaggataggtttctgacgtgcaaattgacgtagttgtagaatgggacttgatttggggtgagttaaaaagtttaagccgcgccaaaaatcaggggatgatgggattgccttgagtctgggcgtccatgtggacacatggataagctatcatggtgccgagtttgaggtttctaacatgcaaattgacggagctatcccaaggggtgtgaatggggtgcccgattttcataaattccccaaaaatcaggggatgatgggattgccttgaaacttggcgtccatgtggacacatggataagctatcatggtgccaagtttgaggtttctaacatgcaaattgacgtagttgtagaatgggacaatttggggtgagttaagccgcgccaaaaatcaggggatgatgggattgccttgagtctgggcgtccatgtggacacatggataagctttcatggtgctgagtttgaggtttctaacatgcaaattgacggagctatcccaaggggtgtgaatgaggtgcccgattttcaaaaaatccccaaaaatcaggggatgatgggatttgcttgaaacttggcgtccatgtggacacgtggataagctatcatggtgccgagtttgaggtttctaacgtgcaaattgacggagctatcgaaaggggtgtgaattagggttatgggtggtgcgttagaggttagagccgcgccaaaaatcaggggatgatgggattgctttgagtctgggcgtccatggggacacatggataagctttcatggtgccgagtttgaggtttctaacatgcaaattgacggagctatcccaaggggtctgaatggggtgcccgattttcaaaaattccccaaaaatcaggggatgatgggattgctttgaaacttggcgtgcgtgtgtatacccccatgaggtgtcatggtgccaaacgtgaggtttctaacttgaacagaaaaaaagttgtatacttttttagctttcaatgcaagcctatggggggcaaaaacggagctccggatccggatccggagctccgagcggagcggagcggaagtgggcggagcgggggcggggcggagcagcccgatccgaaaaatggcagatctgcaagtgaagcggagcggggggtccgtgcacacccctacttttcagcTCATTCGAATGCGAAAAGTGCCACATTTCTATGcatctttttcaaaaaaaaaaaaaatcctccccgcATTGACTAAAGCGTGAAAATGTGTATAATTTGAACAATGCTCATTTCAAAGTGTCCATATaaaacacacgcacatacacacacaaacacacacacatttttcaaatgcaatcataaatttgtgaacatttcttgaggagggctgggagttgtaggacatttttctgtctaaacacacacctTCATGTCATGTTTTAAGGGGGGTGTTTCCCTTGCACTGCTTGGCAATGGGCCACTTGAGGGCAGCAAACAATATCTTCAACAGAAGCAGCCAAGAAACTCTCAGAGCAGTTACGTCTGGCCTGCTGCATGTCTGGCCTGCTGCATAGAAACTGCACAGGCGCCTCTGGCAAGAACTTAAATAATGAAGGGTTCCTGTGACCCAAAAACTGCTTgtagggaagggggagaatttgtttcagttcggtTTTCATCAGAATTTAGCAACATTCACAAAGTTCCCGATATTGAGGGCAAAACAgaccttgagattttaaaaaaacaaaatgaatgtggaagaaactgaaattgatagattcatccattCAGGCCTCGGGGGTTGAGTGCTTCACTTTTAAAATTCTGAGTTTCAAGCCCTGGGTACCaactgtggcacggagtacttgggctgagcttcggctgatccaccagctacggcctttcctggacagggacaacctaaccacagtagtgcatgcactggtaacttcccgattagactactacaatgcactctacgtggggctgcccttgaagactatgcggaagttgcagctagtgcaaaatgcagcagctagactgctggcggaaggaactgcactggctgcctatacacttccagtaggaattcaaggtgctggtaatgacgtttaaagccctaaacggcttgggacctcaatacttgagagagcgcctctccttatatatgcctgcccgagaccttagatctgttggaggagcccttctccgcatcccaccaatgcaacatatacgttatgatgggacaagggagagggctttctctgtggtggccccccgactgtggaatgccctccccttggaggcccgattggcgccaacattgatttcattttgacgccaaataaaaacatggcttttaaacaaagcctttgatggttaaactcactggcacattgttttaactgttttaactgcatctattgcttttaaattatatattgttttaacttggattatggtttaatttgtttttaattgtgtatatttattgttttataaatatatgtttttatctgtacgccgccctgagatcttagtgatatagggtgggatataaatattttaaataaataataaataaactttgttggtgctgaattagggttgccacttctttttttctggcaggtgCCTCATCTTTAAGAGCTACACAGCAGGCAGGCACATGATCATCCTCTCGGTGCTGGATACAGCTgcacctactgaatttggccagtgaaaaagggtgagaattttgtttcagttattttatttttataagaatttaccagaatTTGCAAAGTCCTTTCAAAAGAATGCGAGAAATAGACAGATTCATCCCCTCCCTTTCCTGACTGTTGTATCTGCCTGAATCTTCTGTTCACATCAGTCCGAATATAATTATCCATAATTTAGATGTTGGGTAGATTCCCTTGACACAGAATGCTCGGGTGAAAAATGCACCTGAAAATGCAGGAATCAGCTGTATTAAGGTGCTTGCAAGCGGCCCGCATCCACTGACGTTGGGCacgcagccagagagagagaaaacgttCACGTTTGTAGCCACCTAGGACAACTTGGCACACCTTTGCGTAGGAAATCCAAACACAGATGCAAGTGTCAGCCCTGAAAAGTGTCCctaggactttttctttttctatcttCATCGTTCTTACCATCAACAAGTATCTTTGCATCCCTCCATTCCTCTGGGGACTCCTAAATCTCTTCTGATACTGCTTGAAGCACTTGGCAAGTCATGTTTACACAGGTTCTGTGTGCAAGGCAATGCAAAGTACACCGCATCTTACCATCCACGACAGGAGTGACATAAAATGTCGTCTGCTAATCATAAAGCCATCAGCCGCTCAATCCTTTCCCCCCATCTGCAGGAAATAAAAGTGCCCTCTCACCCCAGAGCGCAGCCTGAGGAAACCGATCTATCAGCAGCAACTGAGTAAGCTAAGCGAGCAGCTGACAAGGGGAATTCTGAGATCTGGGGACAACAGATTTATCGCTACGATgagggaaagaaaaacagaacgcAGGGGTCAAAGAAAGGGTCTGAAGGAGGAGCCATTCACCCAGAATTTGCAGCCAGGTCTACCTTGTGCATTAGCATCCAGCATCAATACGTAAGCTGGTCTACCTTTGACTCCAGTTCTAGCCATTCCCAGGTTTGTCAATTGCAGCAAAAAcacaacacatttattctggcatgagcTTTCCTGGACTATTGCAGGGGTGGTGAACCACATGCCTGCGAACCAAATCTAGCCAGCGTGGggacccaatccagccctctgggttcCCTGGAAGGCCACACCTCCTTCTctgggccccaccccctttcccccaaccaccaatcgttttgtggtttcctggcttttgtgccttCCCCCCCCGCATTTCTAAAAAgctgaaaggcctctcctaaaGCTGAATTATAGGCAGGAAGAGGTTTTAAGCTAAagcatgctggtattttgggttccaaaggaagtgaggcgggtggctaccaggaggagggccttctctgctgtggcaccccagctgtggaatgagctccctaaagaggttcgcctggcacctacactatactcttttagatgctaggtgaagaactttttatactcccagcattttaacagcctagcAACTTGATTTTAACTTTGcagtttgtatttaaaatttgtatttaaaatctgtattaatttctgcattgctgcttgatttaatcctggctgtgttttgtattgtattttatattatgtttttatatggtttgttttatattttgaatggtttttatggttttaatttttgtaaaccgcccagagagcttcggctattgggtggtgtggaaatgcaataaaataaataaataaattctggtatttggggccctacttcagccccgcccaccacaggaatgcagccccgaagggcttctctgaaattgcaTTGGGCCATCAGGCTGAGATTCAACACCATTGGACTCAAGCTGACTTGCACCTGATGAAGTGGGTCGATCATCGCTCAGTGCGACAGAGcctctgttttgcatgcagaaggtgccaggattgatccccatcttctccaggtagggcaggggggaaaaatcctacctgaaaccctggagagctgctgctggtcagtgttgaccatactgggctagatggagccatggtctgactcagtataaggcagattcccgcgccactatttctcagcctcaCTTTAGGTGTTGGTATTTCACCTGTAGGGACTGACCCTTTTTACAGGTTAGCGGTGTCAGGTTGGAGGGCCCGTGCCAGGAAGAGGCCATTCTGGTCATCTCATCTTTCAGGATCATTTGCAGACTTGCTAAAAGCCTGTAGCTCGGCAACCAGACTTAAAAAAGCTCAAACTCGGATTGATCTGCAATGTCATGCAGAAGAATGGAGAAAACAGAAGCAATGGAAGTGGGGAAGACGCAGAACACAAAttaccagattctggctggatatcaggaaaagcttcctgactgttagagcagtacggcaatggaaccaatgacctcaggaggcagtgggctctcccacgccagaggccttcaagaggcagctggacaaccatctgtcagggatgctttagggtggattcctgcattgagcagggggttggactcgatggccttgtaggccccttccaactctgctattctatgattctaaagctcATAATCCAATGAATTCATTAGCCCTTAAGGCACCACAAAGCTCTTTGTTGTTTCATCCATGCTTGTGCTGAATACGTCTATTCTGGTTTAGCTCTTCATAAGCACTGGAAAGGGTTTGGTTCTTTCTTTTCCCTACAGTGGGGTTCCCCAAACAGGGTTTATTCATAGTTATGCTGCGCTATACAACTGCTAAGCTGTGACGAATCAGGCTTGAGGGATTGTGTCCTTAACAGCACagccctatgcatatctactcagaagtaagccccactgaattcaatgatacttactcccagaaaagtgtgtataagattgcagcctaaacattCAAAAAAAAGTTTCCACAATAACCTCTTATTACACCAGATTCGAAAGCTCAGTGGAATACCCATCAATTCACTATTTCCTTCCCATCTTCTCTTGCCCCTGCCCGCTTCCTGTGCCCAgctcttttcccctctcttctgCTTTTATAATGGACAACATTTGATTACGGAGGGCGCGCCGCCATAAATTTGCTGCCTCATTTGGCCCACTGTTTCTATTAACTGTCTAAAACTAGTAAGAACataagggccctgatgctggatcagaccgagagtccatctagtccagtgctctgttcacacagtggccaaccagctgtcgaccagggacccacaaagcaggacccatgttccccaccaactggagCGCACAGGCTTaatggctctgatactggaggtagcacatagccatcatgactagaagccatagatagccttttcctccaggaatttatccaactacatcttgtggtagcaaattccatggtttaactgtgtgaagaagtccttccttttatttgtcctgaatctcccaccaatcagcttcatgggatgaacacaggttctagtattttgagagagggagaaaaatgtctccctctccatatTACGCATAATTTTGGACTCCTCttttatgtctccccttaccctctttttttccaagctaaaaaatcccagctgttgtaaccttccctcataggggagatgctccagccccttcatcattttagttgtccttttctacaCTCTTTCCAGtttacacattcacacacacccatacatcCCATAAGATTCCATAGGAACCAGGATCAAAATTTTAGACCTAAAAAAGATACAGCTTAGGGCAcccccctatgcatgtttagagagaaaaaggactgcaactcccagcatacctcagCCAACAATGCTGAGGTATGCTGGGCCTTTTAGATGGCCTTTTGttcatctaaatatgcataggattgcacctctaGTAATTACAAATATTAAGTTAGTGCTTCAGTGTAATGAAATCCATTCAGTCACTCTTCTCCAACTTAGCACCATCCAGATTTGATGGACCATATTTTCCACCTTTCTTCAGCCAGTATCTGGTTGGGGatgagttgttgtccaacacatctggaaaagtGCTTAATTAGTTGggttattgatttttatttttattttgcaaatagATATTgcatctgaggccatagctagacctaaggtttatccctggatcgtccaggggtcaaacctgttcatctaggtgacacacaggggatccagtgctcaggcaggggcgaaccctggatgatcccaggataaacctttggtctagctgtggcctgagttagaGTAGCTTCACTCCATGCGGATCTGGAGGTGCCGAGGATGAAAGAAGAGTGCGAATGGCAGAACCTCAATAAACCACCTCTGGAATTTGAACTGTCAGCAGATATGAGAACATCCTCTTCACATCCTCACGGAGCTGCTAATACAGGGGAAGAAAAACTCAGGATTCTGATCTCCAGCAGTTTTCAAGCATTCTACAGTGAAGGAACCCTTTCCACATCAGCTCGTTCCCCTGCAGTGGAAAACAGACATGAGTCAACCTGTCCTTTGGAGACGTTTCACCACAATTCCTGATCGGTGAATTACCCCATATCAACTTCCAAGGGCCCCAAGGATTCAGAGGGCAACAGCTCTAGCTAATTTGACCTTCCCATAAGAACATTccctccccacaaacacacaaaatgacAAGACTCTAAAGTTTGAAACAGTTCTTAATTCTTTAATTTCAACGGCAGACCCCTGGTCCAAAAAGCCTCCCCTCATTCTATACACAGAAATTCCTTcggaaagaaatgtacaatttccTGAGTAGGAGCGCTGTGAAGATCTTTGGCTATTCCTTGAACCCAGAAGTCTTGTAGGAGAGAAAGAGTCTTCAGTTCACCCATTCTAAACTGGGATCAGGGTCTCCAAGGCTGCCTGAATGAGGAATCTCCCCTCACATATGGATGCTGTTCTTCGGGGAGGgaggtgttcttttttaaagccaAGTCCTGCCTACACCAaggaaatggagagagaggaaggagatcCCTCCTAGGCATGCATATGGAACTACCCCTATAACGTAACCGACTACCCTAACGGAGGGTTTTGCAGCCGATGCCCAGATGTGCAGAGTCACAAAGTCAGTCTGTTCATCCCCACTCCGCTCCAACATACCTCAGTGGCTCTAGCCAAGACTCCTATTAGTTGGGCCTGGCGAGGTCAAAATAGGAGGATTGAAAAGGCAAACAGGAAGAAACTCTTGATGGGCCAGGAAGTGGTCCAAGCAGCTCCCACTAGTTCTTCTCGGGCCGGTTCCGGTTGAGCACAGCTCTGGGGGCAAATTCCAGCTTGTCCTTGAGGCTGACCACCTGGGTGAGGTCCTTCCCGGCACTCTCCTGAAGTTTGCGGTCCTCGCGCCTCTCCAAGATGCTCTGCTCGGCGTCGGGCGGCTGCGGAGGCGGCTCGCCGCGGATGAACCATTCCAGGTGGTAGCCCACTGCCCCTACCACGAAGGCCACGGGGAAGGTGACATAAGGGGCGTAGGCCCTCAGGGTCACCCAGATCACGGGCAACATGGCAGCCACAGGGTCTGCAGAAACAAAAGGAGAGAATACAGATTGTCTTTCTCATTCCAATTATGCACACGCATCCCAAAAAAGAATTGCCAGAGTTTGAgcctaagccaggggtgggggaactcatttcatttcatttattacatttttgtactgccccaTAGTGGAAGCTCTCTGCGCGGTTTACAagaattaaaaaacattaaaaacacatcatgCAAAATACAAAAAAGGAAGACAGTGACATAAAAGCACAGACAAAATCTAAAATCCATTTGTAAAACCATCAGCCAAGATGATCCAAGAACTTGTTGAATGCTGCTAGATGCCTAAGAGAAGAGGGAGGCTTTAACCCGGTGCCGAAAGGGTAACAACTCAGGCTCTATGGGATTCCCCAAATTGACACACCTTTACTCTTGAACTGTCAACCACTTGGTGGTTACCTGgctttttctgcagttttccctCCATTCCGAAAGGTTGAACTgaccctcctaaggcttagttagtgtCAGTAAAAGGTAGGAATGTCCATCCCCAGGACATCCAGCCCTTTTCGGACTCGTTGGATTTCTGCAGTACCCCCGACTCAGCTTGCATTAGGGAGCTGAGctgtgttttttccccaaaattcaagaactttttcttttttctaaaaaaaaaaaaaatcgcatagaaatttgcacaaatcagtcACAATTTCCACAAATTACGCAAATTGCTATTTACAGAAATTGTTTA contains the following coding sequences:
- the SMIM12 gene encoding small integral membrane protein 12, with amino-acid sequence MLPVIWVTLRAYAPYVTFPVAFVVGAVGYHLEWFIRGEPPPQPPDAEQSILERREDRKLQESAGKDLTQVVSLKDKLEFAPRAVLNRNRPEKN